The Cucumis melo cultivar AY chromosome 6, USDA_Cmelo_AY_1.0, whole genome shotgun sequence genome includes a region encoding these proteins:
- the LOC103491702 gene encoding non-specific lipid transfer protein GPI-anchored 30, which yields MEIRRATMKKIVAAAAVVMVLLGCGGSIGTMAQNEKTSCVNTLVPCLNYVNGTRDPPESCCSPLRSIINSNPECLCGLISREGSNRAEAAGIDINEAQLLPARCGEHVNPLSCLAANNTSGLVSISLTLQVITLAISTKLIMSSILHF from the exons ATGGAAATTAGAAGAGCAACAATGAAGAAAATAGTAGCAGCAGCAGCAGTAGTAATGGTATTATTAGGTTGCGGCGGAAGCATTGGAACAATGGCTCAAAATGAAAAGACATCATGTGTGAATACACTAGTTCCATGCTTAAATTACGTAAACGGAACCAGAGATCCCCCGGAGAGTTGCTGTAGTCCACTGAGATCCATCATCAATTCAAATCCGGAATGCCTTTGCGGTTTAATTAGCAGAGAAGGAAGCAATCGAGCGGAGGCGGCAGGGATAGATATCAATGAGGCCCAACTCTTACCTGCTCGTTGTGGAGAACATGTTAATCCTCTCTCTTGCCTTGCTGCCAATAATACTTCTG GCTTGGTTTCCATATCTTTGACTCTTCAAGTAATTACACTTGCGATTTCCACAAAGCTTATcatgtcttcaattcttcactTTTAG